The window CATTGTGCTTTTTTGCCTACACAGGGCATGGTGTCGATGGCGTTAAAAAGGTAGTCTTTTTCGCCCTGATCTTTCACATAGGTATCAATCAGCAAAGAATAGGTTTCAGAATGGATGTTCTCCATCATGATCTGAAAACCATAGAAGAACTTGGCTTCGGTGTACTGCACTTCAGATACAAAGTTCTCGGCCAGGTTTTCATTTACAATACCATCTGAGGCTGCAAAGAAAGCCAGTACATGCTTGATAAAGTGGCGCTCACCGTCGTTCAGGTTTTCCCAATCCTTCTGGTCCTGGCTAAGGTCTATTTCCTCGGCCGTCCAGATGCTGGCTTCGGCCTTTTTATAGAACTGCCAGATATCGTTATGCTGAATGGGAAACAGCACAAAACGATCTTTATTCTCCCTCAAAATTGGCTCTTCTGCTTCTGCTGCTGATAAACGACTCATGCTGCGATCTTTTTTTGTTAGAACATTACACCAAATACTTTATAAAACAGGCACATGAACAGGGGTGCCGATGTTGGGGTTTTCCCGCCGTTTTATGTTGGGGTGTGTTTACAAATATTAAAAACCTTACCCGCTTTTCAAACTGCCCTTATGTAAAGTAAAGTTGTAACTACACGAATATAACGCATTAAGTAACAGAAGGTTAATGATGAAATAATTCGAAAAGTTTTATTCTTGTAAAAGCCACTTTTTACTCCGCTTTGTTACTGATGTTCAAGAACTTACATCCGGAAATTTTTTTCAAAAATTTATTCACAGCGCGGTGTGCATAAGTTTGGTATGATTTTAGGTATCAACAGAAGGACAAAAGGGGTTTGAAAATTGAAAGCATTTTCTTATCTTTGCCCTCTGTTTTAGAATACCCTAATTCAAGTACAATGTACGCAATTGTTGACATAGCCGGAAAGCAGTTCAAAGTAACGCAAGACCAGTTCGTTTATGCCCCGTTGATGGCAGGCGAAGAAGGCGCTTCCGTAGAGTTCGGCACTGTGTTGCTCATTGGAGATGACAACGCTGTCGAAGTAGGCGCACCCACAGTAGCTGGTGCCAAAGTAGCCGGGAAAATCCTGGGCCACGTAAAAGGTGACAAAGTAATTGTCTTCAAGAAGAAGCGCCGCAAGGGCTACAGAAAGAAGAACGGTCACCGTCAGAACTTTACTAAGGTGCAGATTACCGGCATCAGCAAGTAAACCTTCTATCAACACAATTATTATTAGTAACCTCAAGAACTAAGAAATACCATGGCACACAAGAAAGGCGCAGGTAGTTCCAAGAACGGCCGTGAATCGCACAGCAAACGTCTTGGCGTAAAGATTTTCGGTGGCCAGTTTGCTAAAGCTGGTAACATTCTGGTTCGTCAGCGTGGTACTCAGCACCACCCCGGCGATAACGTAGGCATTGGCAGAGATCATACTCTGTTTGCACTGGTGGAAGGTACTGTGGAGTTCAGAAAAGGCTTCAAGGACCGTTCATTCGTATCTGTAAAACCATTAGAGGCTTAATCTGCCTGACCGCAGATACATGCTAAAATCTATATAAAAGCACACAGCAACGAACGCTGTGTGCTTTTTATTTTGTGTATCCACAAAATTTTCTTATAATTCCGATTGCAGTTTAGTAACTTACTAAACAGTTCCTACAGGAGTTTGCACTTTATGCACCAACATACCAGCGGCCAGCATCCTACAGATGACAATAGCCCGCAGAAGATTGTTTTTCTGTATCTTCTGGCCGGACTTGCCTGGTTCACCTTATCTGCATTTCTGCTGCAGTATCTTCCCGATCTGCCGGTTTTAGGCAGTACTTTTATCAATCTCTTGTTTTTAATTATTACCGCCAGCCTCCTGATGGTGGTATTACGCACCCGGCACCAGCAGCTTCAGGGTCAGCGCCTGCGCCTGCTGGCCGATGAAGAACGCTACCAGAAGCTTTACGAAGAAAGCCCGCAGCCCATGTGGATCTGCAGCAGCCGCGACAGAGTGCTGCTTTCCCTCAACGATGCAGCCCTGGAGCTTTTTGGCTACACCCAGTCTGAGCTGCGCATGAAGCCCCTGCAAACCCTGGTGTACGAAAAAGACCAGTATCTGCTGAACCTGCACCTGCTGCCTGACCAGCATTATGAAAAAGCCGGCGTATGGCGCTTTAAGAATGATGAAGGTAAAATCGTATACCTCGACCTGGTGATTCACCAGATACACTTCAACGAACACCCGGCCAAGCTGGTCATTGCCAACAATCTCAGCGACCTGATCCGCACCGAAGAGGAAAAGCTACGGATACACAACGAACTGCACCACTACAAAAAGGCCCTCGACCGCTCTGCACTGCTGGCCGTTACCGATCTGGAAGGCAATTTCATCGATATTAACAATAAGTTTTGCGATATCTCGGGTTACTCCCGAACTGAGCTGCTGGGCAAAAATCCGCGCATGCTCAACTCCGATTATCATCCAAAAAGCTTCTGGACCAATATGTATATTAGTCTGCAGGAGGCTTATGTATGGCGGGGCGAGATTCGCAACCGGACCAAAGATGGCCAATTTTTCTGGGTGGATATGTCGGTAGTACCGGTATACGACGAGCATAATCATATTTACAAGTACATGGCCATTTCCTATCCGATCACAGATCGTAAAATGGCTGAGATCCGCTCCGAAAAAATTCACCGCGAGCTGATGACCTTTATGTACAAAGCCTCGCACAACCTGCGCGGACCGGTGGCTACGCTTAGTGGTCTGATCAATGTAGCCCAGATGGAAGTGCAGGACCCACTCTCTACCCGCTACATCAAGCTGCTGGGCGAGCGTGCCAATCACCTGGAGTTTACCCTTTCCGAGCTCATTGCCATTACAAAAGTAAAGCAGGAAGACCTAAGCCTGGCACCCATCAATTTTCAGGCAGTCATAGAAGATACCCTCCTTAGCTTTGAAAAATCAATTCGCGAGCATGGGGTGCTGGTAGACATCAATATAAAAGAAGAAACTGCTTTCACAACCGACGAAAAGCTGATCCGGGGTTTTCTGTTTTACCTGATTGACAACTCCATTAAATTCCGCAACAACTCAGAGCCGCGCCTGCGCATATCGGTACAGGAACAAACCAACGGGGTTTTAATCAGCGTAGCCGATAATGGACCGGGCATAGACCCTGAAATACAGGAGAAGATATACGATATGTACTACCGGGGCCATGAAAAATCGCAGGGCAGCGGCCTGGGCCTTTACATTGTGGCTTCTATTGTAGAGCGTCTATGCGGTTATATTACCCTGGAATCTTCTGGCAATAACGATGGCTGTACTTTCCGCATATTCCTGCCTAACGACCTGTACCTGCGCCGCAGCCTGCCCGAAAAAGAGGTGATGCACCTAAGGAGCGAAAATTAAACCCATTCTTCCTGATATTTCAGGTCCGGGTGAGACCCTGGACTACAATGGCTTGAGCCGTTGCAAAATGCTGATGCTACTCCTCCTGTGCCCGGGGCTTTTTCTTTACCAGCTTATCTTTCAGTACCAGCAGTAAGGAAGCCGTGGCAAAAAAGCAGACTGCTATGATCTGCCAAAGGTTGAGTCTGCCTTGCAGCTCCTGCTCTTCGGGAGCCTTTGCTATTTCCTGTACCTGGGTTTGTTCCGCAGGGCCATCCTGCTGCAACTCGGTTTGCTCCGCT of the Flammeovirgaceae bacterium 311 genome contains:
- a CDS encoding pas sensor protein (COG2202 FOG: PAS/PAC domain) gives rise to the protein MHQHTSGQHPTDDNSPQKIVFLYLLAGLAWFTLSAFLLQYLPDLPVLGSTFINLLFLIITASLLMVVLRTRHQQLQGQRLRLLADEERYQKLYEESPQPMWICSSRDRVLLSLNDAALELFGYTQSELRMKPLQTLVYEKDQYLLNLHLLPDQHYEKAGVWRFKNDEGKIVYLDLVIHQIHFNEHPAKLVIANNLSDLIRTEEEKLRIHNELHHYKKALDRSALLAVTDLEGNFIDINNKFCDISGYSRTELLGKNPRMLNSDYHPKSFWTNMYISLQEAYVWRGEIRNRTKDGQFFWVDMSVVPVYDEHNHIYKYMAISYPITDRKMAEIRSEKIHRELMTFMYKASHNLRGPVATLSGLINVAQMEVQDPLSTRYIKLLGERANHLEFTLSELIAITKVKQEDLSLAPINFQAVIEDTLLSFEKSIREHGVLVDINIKEETAFTTDEKLIRGFLFYLIDNSIKFRNNSEPRLRISVQEQTNGVLISVADNGPGIDPEIQEKIYDMYYRGHEKSQGSGLGLYIVASIVERLCGYITLESSGNNDGCTFRIFLPNDLYLRRSLPEKEVMHLRSEN
- the rpmA gene encoding 50S ribosomal protein L27 (COG0211 Ribosomal protein L27), giving the protein MAHKKGAGSSKNGRESHSKRLGVKIFGGQFAKAGNILVRQRGTQHHPGDNVGIGRDHTLFALVEGTVEFRKGFKDRSFVSVKPLEA
- a CDS encoding 50S ribosomal protein L21p (COG0261 Ribosomal protein L21), whose translation is MYAIVDIAGKQFKVTQDQFVYAPLMAGEEGASVEFGTVLLIGDDNAVEVGAPTVAGAKVAGKILGHVKGDKVIVFKKKRRKGYRKKNGHRQNFTKVQITGISK